A genomic region of Pseudomonas sp. MPC6 contains the following coding sequences:
- a CDS encoding alpha/beta hydrolase produces the protein MIHDTFWLTASDRSRLFVNQWLPAAPLNAVILLAHGMAEHSARYARLAEKCCEQGYGVYAPDLRGHGKTAENGTLGHFADDDGWCKVVGDLASLNQHIGQHHPGVPIILLGHSMGSYIAQAYLLHHSASLHGAILSGSNFQPVALYRAARQIARLERLRQGPKGRSALIEWLSFGSFNNKFKPVRTPFDWLSRDPAEVDKYASDPLCGFRCTNQFWIDLLGGLQQISKASNLAQIDPGLPLLVMGGECDPVSEGKRLKDLAHALRAAGSQNLQLNIYPQARHELFNESNRDEVIADVLNWIAQALSHRRPPRSE, from the coding sequence ATGATCCACGACACATTCTGGCTGACCGCGAGTGACCGCAGCCGCCTCTTCGTCAATCAGTGGCTGCCTGCTGCGCCTTTGAACGCAGTGATCCTGCTGGCCCACGGCATGGCGGAACACAGTGCCCGCTACGCCCGCCTGGCGGAAAAATGCTGTGAGCAGGGCTACGGCGTGTATGCACCGGACCTGCGTGGACATGGCAAAACTGCCGAAAACGGGACCCTGGGGCATTTCGCCGACGACGATGGCTGGTGCAAGGTGGTTGGCGACCTGGCCAGCCTCAACCAGCACATTGGTCAACACCATCCCGGCGTGCCGATCATCTTGTTGGGTCACAGCATGGGCAGCTACATCGCCCAGGCGTATCTGCTGCACCACAGTGCCAGCCTGCACGGCGCCATCCTCAGCGGTTCGAACTTCCAGCCGGTGGCGCTTTATCGAGCGGCCCGCCAGATCGCCCGACTCGAACGGTTGCGCCAGGGCCCCAAGGGCCGCAGCGCCTTGATCGAATGGTTGTCATTCGGCTCGTTCAACAACAAATTCAAACCGGTGCGCACACCGTTCGACTGGCTCAGTCGCGATCCGGCCGAGGTCGACAAGTACGCCAGCGACCCGCTTTGCGGCTTTCGCTGCACCAACCAGTTCTGGATCGATCTGCTTGGCGGCTTGCAGCAAATCAGCAAAGCGTCCAATCTCGCCCAGATCGATCCGGGCCTGCCACTGCTGGTGATGGGCGGCGAATGTGATCCGGTGAGTGAAGGCAAGCGTCTCAAGGATCTGGCTCACGCGTTGCGCGCCGCCGGTAGCCAGAACCTGCAACTGAACATTTACCCGCAGGCACGGCATGAACTGTTCAACGAGAGCAACCGTGATGAAGTGATTGCCGATGTACTGAACTGGATCGCCCAGGCGCTGAGCCATCGACGGCCACCCAGATCCGAATAG